One Benincasa hispida cultivar B227 chromosome 5, ASM972705v1, whole genome shotgun sequence genomic window carries:
- the LOC120077301 gene encoding uncharacterized protein LOC120077301 has protein sequence MCARDRGSAYPSAMSEFPYGGHFQGQKTTTKHVTLCISIWEGMHLLLELEHKALWVLKKLNLDLTRARDARKLQLNELIEWLLTAYENAKLYKERSKQWHDSKISKKDLTIGQWVLLLNFHFHLFPSKLKSRWSSPFIVREVFPQEFVELINKDGSNVFKVNGQRVMP, from the exons ATGTGTGCTAGAGACAGAGGTTCAGCATATCCTAGCGCAATGTCAGAGTTCCCTTATGGTGGACACTTTCAAGGGCAGAAGACCACGACTAAG CATGTCACCCTATGCATTAGTATTTGGGAAGGCATGCACCTCCTGTTAGAACTCGAGCACAAAGCTTTATGGGTCCTGAAGAAGTTAAACTTAGACCTGACAAGAGCTAGAGATGCCAGAAAGCTTCAACTGAATGAGCTAATTGAATGGCTCTTGACCGCATACGAAAATGCCAAACTATACAAGGAGCGAAGCAAACAATGGCATGATAGCAAGATCAGTAAGAAAGATCTCACTATTGGTCAATGGGTGTTGCttttaaactttcattttcatctATTCCCAAGTAAGCTAAAATCAAGATGGTCTAGTCCATTCATAGTACGCGAAGTTTTCCCCCAAGAATTTGTCGAGTTGATAAACAAGGATGGCAGTAATGTGTTCAAGGTCAATGGACAGCGTGTGATGCCTTAA